From one Aggregicoccus sp. 17bor-14 genomic stretch:
- a CDS encoding arginine repressor, producing MAVRGEQQRNTVDTDSTEARREAVARIIRRGQVGTQEELRELLLEEGFDVTQATLSRDLARLSARRVSLPEGGSAYELPEPRVAEGPDALRVVREMVTGLEEAHGGLVVVKTLSGMASAVAVAIDQARLDAIAGSIAGDDTIFIAASKRSSPQHLLKQLNSHWLKA from the coding sequence ATGGCCGTACGTGGAGAGCAGCAGAGGAACACCGTGGACACGGACAGCACCGAGGCGCGGCGCGAGGCCGTGGCCCGCATCATCCGGCGCGGGCAGGTGGGCACCCAGGAGGAGCTGCGCGAGCTGCTGCTCGAGGAGGGCTTCGACGTGACGCAGGCCACGCTCAGCCGCGACCTCGCGCGCCTGTCTGCGCGGCGCGTGAGCCTGCCGGAGGGCGGCAGCGCCTACGAGCTGCCCGAGCCCCGGGTCGCCGAGGGGCCGGACGCGCTGCGCGTGGTGCGCGAGATGGTGACGGGGCTGGAGGAGGCGCACGGCGGGCTGGTGGTGGTGAAGACGCTCTCCGGCATGGCCTCCGCGGTGGCCGTGGCCATCGACCAGGCGCGCCTGGACGCCATCGCCGGGAGCATCGCCGGCGACGACACCATCTTCATCGCAGCGAGCAAGCGCAGCTCCCCGCAGCACCTGTTGAAGCAGTTGAACTCACACTGGCTCAAGGCCTGA